One Rhododendron vialii isolate Sample 1 chromosome 2a, ASM3025357v1 genomic region harbors:
- the LOC131316816 gene encoding rRNA-processing protein EFG1-like — MAHGGYGKRRVAGRKPKPVGASSSSRGSKGLGVDKKAKPKPKSVSIKNQIRSIERMLRKDLPPEVREAQEKKLEGFKKQQDIHNRLAVERKIFLRDRKIKFFERRKIERRIRRLEKMQRTSSGQSQEAEVAEQLSKLKEDLEYVRFFPKTEKYVALFMGGDETDMVDRRNRLRKQIKANIIAAAASGKDLEETGSEDDGLLDLSEDDFFLAGSSSDEAEADDEWTDRSAREQASSASGKASGMSSDERNQRHISARALMPPPRPSSKSFSNPVRGKSRFGGSSSKKQPSRMAEMSTSGNTSNSTSESSFRNRGFSDSRTGQSNLSSNSDAHKPRRKRRPKKKRQQA, encoded by the exons ATGGCGCACGGTGGCTACGGCAAGCGCAGGGTCGCCGGTCGGAAACCTAAACCGGTGGGCGCCAGTAGTAGTAGTCGAGGTTCCAAAGGACTGGGGGTCGACAAGAAAGCCAAGCCTAAGCCCAAGTCCGTCTCTATCAAAAATCAGATTAGATCCATCGAACGTATGCTCCGTAAG GATCTTCCACCTGAAGTTAGAGAGGCTCAAGAAAAGAAGTTGGAAGGGTTCAAGAAACAACAGGACATTCACAATCGTCTTGCTGTggaacgtaaaatatttttacgtGACAGAAAGATAAAGTTTTTTG AGAGAAGAAAGATTGAACGAAGAATCAGACGCTTGGAGAAAATGCAGCGGACTTCATCTGGTCAGTCCCAAGAGGCAGAGGTTGCTGAGCAGCTTTCTAAGTTGAAAGAAGATCTTGAATATGTTCGG TTCTTTCCTAAGACTGAGAAGTATGTAGCGTTATTCATGGGAGGTGATGAGACAGACATGGTTGATAGAAGAAATAGATTACGTAAGCAGATCAAAGCTAACATTATTGCTGCTGCAGCAAGTGGGAAGGATCTGGAAG AGACAGGAAGCGAGGATGATGGGCTTTTGGATCTGAGTGAGGATGATTTCTTCTTAGCTGGAAGCTCCAGCGATGAGGCTGAGGCAGATGACGAGTGGACAGATAGAAGTGCTAG GGAGCAAGCTTCTAGTGCTTCTGGCAAAGCGTCTGGCATGTCCAGCGACGAAAGGAATCAG AGGCATATCTCTGCTCGAGCTCTGATGCCGCCTCCTCGGCCATCAAGCAAGTCATTTTCAAACCCAGTTCGCGGTAAATCAAGGTTTGGAGGCTCATCAAGCAAGAAACAACCCTCGCGGATGGCTGAGATGTCTACATCTGGTAACACATCGAATAGTACAAGTGAATCTTCCTTTAGAAACAGGGGATTCTCAGACTCACGGACAGGGCAGAGTAATCTGAGTTCCAATTCTGACGCTCACAAAcccagaagaaaaagaaggcctAAGAAGAAAAGACAACAG GCATGA
- the LOC131316813 gene encoding uncharacterized protein LOC131316813 isoform X2 → MSSLGTSKGVLEIAKFAVYVTVPIGMMYFFANNTDNLKKFMGNHSYVVYPPEGPRPPSPEEMREMAREIARKNNMR, encoded by the exons atgTCTTCACTGGGAACTTCAAAGGGTGTTTTGGAGATTGCGAAATTCGCAGTGTACGTGACAGTTCCGATCGGTATGATGTATTTCTTCGCCAACAACACCGACAATCTCAAGAAGTTCATGGGCAat CATTCTTACGTTGTCTACCCACCGGAGGGACCGAGACCTCCATCGCCAGAGGAAATGAGGGAGATGGCCCGAGAAATAGCTCGCAAGAACAACATGCGTTGA
- the LOC131316813 gene encoding uncharacterized protein LOC131316813 isoform X1 produces MSSLGTSKGVLEIAKFAVYVTVPIGMMYFFANNTDNLKKFMGNGREANIQQAHGLTLANKLSYNNRLQILELGEISDQNALKIPKEYHSLSLNIILFDHPSRATRSSNTTFSFKVTLFRSNGLG; encoded by the exons atgTCTTCACTGGGAACTTCAAAGGGTGTTTTGGAGATTGCGAAATTCGCAGTGTACGTGACAGTTCCGATCGGTATGATGTATTTCTTCGCCAACAACACCGACAATCTCAAGAAGTTCATGGGCAat GGACGAGAAGCTAACATCCAACAAGCACATGGGTTAACACTAGCAAATAAACTAAGCTACAACAACCGCCTCCAAATATTAGAACTGGGAGAAATATCTGACCAAAATGCTCTCAAAATACCAAAGGAATACCATTCTTTATCTCTTAATATCATTTTGTTTGATCACCCCTCAAGAGCTACCAGGAGCTCTAATACCACTTTCAGTTTCAAAGTCACACTGTTCAGGTCCAATGGTCTGGGTTGA
- the LOC131316818 gene encoding uncharacterized protein LOC131316818, which translates to MDDEIVLIPHDDGTKRRLPLWMIGVAAADRVRNSKEENGNVISNVKEGIVSRILPPKSKRTRKGVSLSKEVDSSVLVKCERKKRGRKLIREEDEGGGDDEVPETAADKKTSNRVGNKGRKSSRGKRGVADGLSSESSEEIETLSPEEDGVLTVDDLMSIAQEYIATDKHMEQQQSLHTEQDAERRLSAISFSGKESGGLPSAPHSSWKSPRHEEMVSVHNSVGTSAGEGTVVIPCSTGDPAQDMLDLLLGPLLKKPAWEGNKIGLIKEDMTFAGDITKQRQNNIGTEVVVPLTKKKSSLKDKVAMFLD; encoded by the exons ATGGATGATGAAATTGTTTTGATTCCCCACGATGATGGTACAAAGCGGCGATTACCCTTATGGATGATAGGTGTAGCTGCTGCTGATCGAGTAAGAAATtctaaagaagaaaatggaaatgTAATTAGCAATGTAAAAGAAGGAATTGTGTCTCGAATTCTTCCGCCGAAGTCCAAACGGACTAGAAAGGGCGTTTCTCTGTCTAAGGAAGTGGACTCTTCTGTTCTTGTGAAATGCGAGAGAAAGAAACGAGGAAGGAAATTAATTcgagaagaagatgaaggtggtggtgatgatgaggTCCCTGAAACTGCTGCTGATAAGAAGACGAGCAACAGAGTTGGGAATAAGGGTAGGAAATCCTCTCGTGGGAAACGAGGAGTAGCAGATGGTTTGAGCAGCGAGAGTAGTGAGGAAATTGAAACACTATCGCCGGAAGAAGATGGAGTGTTGACTGTCGATGATTTAATGAGCATTGCGCAAGAG TATATCGCAACTGACAAACATATGGAGCAACAACAGTCATTGCATACAGAACAGGATGCGGAAAGACGACTTTCAGCTATTTCCTTTTCTGGGAAAGAGTCAGGAGGGCTTCCCAGTGCTCCTCATAGCAGCTGGAAATCACCTAGGCATGAAGAAATGGTGTCTGTTCATAATTCAGTTGGAACTTCTGCTGGTGAAGGAACCGTAGTCATTCCGTGTAGTACTGGGGACCCAGCTCAAGACATGCTGGATCTGCTTTTGGGCCCCTTATTGAAGAAGCCCGCATGGGAGGGAAACAAGATTGGATTAATCAAAGAGGACATGACGTTTGCAGGTGATATCACAAAACAAAGGCAGAATAACATTGGTACGGAGGTAGTAGTCCCATTGACAAAGAAGAAAAGCAGTCTCAAGGACAAAGTGGCAATGTTTTTGGATTGA
- the LOC131316817 gene encoding transcription factor UNE12-like produces MANNPSEAYPDEFLEQILAMPSYSSLAGTDGASSQSAASPLSFTGGMGLQHPFIPLGLSLDNGREEINGGGFAGKSERESMNMGSLFPVFEHLQPHSVRQSVSHQVFHGQPTTSTTVSVPHPPSIRPRVRARRGQATDPHSIAERLRRERIAERMRALQELVPSCNKTDKAAMLDEILDYVKFLRLQVKVLSMSRLGGAGAVAQLVADIPLSSIEGDNSGGCNQNAWDKWSDHDVEQEVAKLMEEDMGAAMQYLRSKALCVMPVSLAALIYPTLPPDAPELVKAERPEPNGPS; encoded by the exons aTGGCAAACAACCCGTCGGAGGCCTACCCCGACGAGTTCCTCGagcaaatcctagccatgccgTCGTACTCTTCCCTTGCTGGAACCGACGGCGCCTCATCTCAATCCGCGGCGTCTCCGCTCAGCTTCACCGGCGGAATGGGCCTCCAGCATCCGTTTATTCCGTTGGGCTTGAGCCTGGACAACGGCCGTGAGGAAATCAACGGTGGAGGTTTTGCTGGGAAGAGC GAAAGAGAATCTATGAACATGGGGAGTTTGTTTCCTGTGTTTGAGCATTTGCAGCCTCATTCTGTCCGCCAATCCGTTTCTCACCAG GTTTTCCATGGTCAACCGACCACCAGCACAACAGTCTCTGTGCCCCATCCACCTTCCATCCGCCCAAGGGTGCGGGCTCGACGTGGGCAAGCCACAGATCCCCACAGTATCGCTGAGAGG TTACGTAGAGAAAGGATAGCAGAAAGGATGAGGGCTTTACAGGAACTTGTTCCCAGCTGTAACAAG ACAGATAAGGCTGCCATGCTTGATGAAATTCTTGATTATGTGAAGTTCTTAAGGCTTCAAGTcaag GTTCTAAGCATGAGCAGGCTCGGTGGAGCTGGTGCTGTGGCCCAACTTGTGGCCGATATTCCACTGTCATCAATTGAG GGAGATAACAGTGGTGGATGCAACCAGAATGCCTGGGATAAGTGGTCAGATCACGACGTAGAGCAAGAAGTGGCTAAGCTCATGGAAGAAGATATGGGGGCTGCGATGCAATACCTGCGATCTAAAGCACTTTGCGTCATGCCCGTGTCCCTTGCTGCACTAATCTATCCTACACTCCCACCAGATGCCCCAGAACTTGTCAAGGCCGAACGACCCGAACCAAATGGCCCGTCCTAG
- the LOC131316815 gene encoding serine/threonine receptor-like kinase NFP, with protein sequence MRTKHSLPLSLLPLLLFLLSHSPTSQAQEQLPDGTTGYTCPANESTYPCQAYAFYRASAPNFLDLGSIGDLFQVSRVQISNPSNITYPNTTLVPDQPLLVPLTCSCNSVTGNLTATSLPNTSSISYANISYIIKGGDTFYQLSAFSFRNLTTYQSVEVVNPTLVATNLSIGVTTIFPVFCKCPNRTQLGNQANYLISYVIQPEDNVTSVASLFGSTAESITEVNGGVFDPFTTIFIPVSRLPVLTQPSVTPSTSIGRKEDKGKVIGLGIGLGICGALLGLVVGLWVYREKKWKKRELGRKRDEEGKGGKVKGAFGKGVDLNLLVSDVSDCLDKYRVYGIEELREATDGFDKNWLIHGSVYKGYIGGGLHAIKRMKWNACEELKILQKVNHGNLVKLEGFCIDPEDGNCYLVYEYVENGSLSSWLHDKKTDKLSWKARLRIGIDVANGLQYIHEHTRPRVVHKDIKSSNILLDSTMRAKIANFGLAKSGHNAITMHIVGTQGYLAPEYLSDGVVSTKMDVFSFGVVLLELISGREAIDKDGKLLWKAVDGILEGNEETKEKRVKDFMDGAILGEASSMESVLNVLAVAISCLHRDPSKRPGMVDIVYALCKSDEFVFDVSEEGLSPSQVAAR encoded by the exons atgagaACCAAACAcagcctccctctctctctactcccccTCCTCCTGTTCCTCCTCTCCCACTCCCCCACTTCCCAAGCCCAAGAACAACTCCCGGACGGCACCACCGGCTACACCTGCCCCGCCAACGAGTCCACCTACCCCTGCCAGGCCTACGCGTTCTACCGAGCCTCCGCCCCTAACTTCCTCGACCTCGGCTCCATCGGAGACCTCTTCCAAGTCAGCCGCGTCCAGATCTCAAACCCCAGCAACATTACCTACCCGAACACCACCCTCGTGCCCGACCAGCCCCTCTTAGTCCCCTTGACCTGCTCCTGCAATTCCGTCACCGGCAACTTGACCGCCACTTCCCTTCCCAATACCAGTTCCATTTCCTACGCCAACATCAGCTACATCATCAAGGGCGGGGACACTTTCTACCAACTGTCCGCTTTCTCCTTCCGGAACCTCACCACTTACCAGTCCGTCGAGGTCGTTAACCCGACCCTCGTCGCGACCAATCTCTCCATCGGGGTCACTACTATTTTCCCGGTCTTCTGCAAGTGCCCGAACAGGACCCAGTTGGGAAACCAGGCCAATTACCTCATCAGCTACGTTATCCAGCCCGAGGATAACGTAACCTCGGTCGCTTCGCTCTTCGGGTCGACTGCCGAGTCTATTACCGAGGTTAACGGCGGTGTTTTTGACCCTTTTACCACCATCTTTATCCCCGTTTCAAGGCTTCCTGTTTTAACACAGCCTAGTGTTACTCCATCAACTTCAATTGGGAGGAAGGAGGATAAGGGGAAGGTTATAGGGTTGGGAATTGGGTTGGGGATTTGTGGGGCTTTGTTGGGCTTGGTGGTTGGGTTGTGGGTTTACAGGGAGAAGAAGTGGAAGAAGAGGGAGTTGGGAAGGAAGAGGGATGAAGAGGGAAAGGGAGGGAAGGTTAAGGGGGCGTTTGGGAAAGGGGTGGATCTGAACTTGTTGGTGTCTGATGTTTCGGATTGCTTGGATAAGTATAGAGTATATGGGATTGAGGAGTTGAGGGAAGCAACTGATGGGTTTGATAAGAACTGGTTGATTCATGGGTCTGTGTATAAAGGGTATATTGGTGGTGGGCTACATGCCATCAAGAGGATGAAGTGGAATGCTTGTGAAGAACTGAAGATCTTGCAGAAG GTTAACCACGGCAACTTGGTGAAGCTAGAAGGGTTCTGCATAGATCCTGAAGATGGAAACTGCTATCTAGTTTATGAATACGTTGAAAATGGATCTCTTTCCTCGTGGCTCCACGATAAAAAGACCGATAAGTTGAGTTGGAAAGCAAGGCTAAGAATTGGCATTGATGTAGCCAACGGTCTCCAATACATCCACGAACACACTAGGCCGCGAGTGGTGCACAAAGACATCAAGAGCAGCAATATCCTCTTAGATTCAACCATGAGAGCCAAAATAGCCAATTTCGGGCTAGCAAAATCCGGTCACAACGCCATAACAATGCACATCGTTGGAACTCAAGGCTATCTGGCCCCTGAGTACTTATCCGATGGAGTGGTTTCGACCAAAATGGATGTGTTCTCCTTCGGTGTGGTTTTGCTCGAGCTTATTTCGGGGAGGGAAGCCATCGATAAAGACGGGAAGCTCCTGTGGAAGGCCGTCGACGGAATTTTGGAGGGGAATGAGGAGACGAAGGAGAAGAGAGTGAAGGATTTTATGGATGGTGCTATTCTCGGAGAGGCTTCCTCAATGGAGAGTGTTCTGAATGTATTGGCTGTTGCTATTTCTTGTCTGCATAGAGATCCTTCCAAGAGGCCCGGCATGGTGGATATCGTTTACGCCTTGTGCAAGAGCGATGAATTTGTTTTCGATGTCTCCGAGGAAGGGTTGTCTCCGAGTCAAGTAGCAGCAAGATAA